From the genome of Labrus bergylta chromosome 12, fLabBer1.1, whole genome shotgun sequence, one region includes:
- the si:dkey-8e10.3 gene encoding serine/threonine-protein kinase SBK1 — MIELGLSLADGSLIDELMELTSQSLGNLEIQEHFNIIKEIGRGKFGKVLLVTHRFRGTPMALKVMPKASTKLQGFLREYCISLHLSCHPCIVGLFGIAFQSNDHYCFAQELVIGRDLFAVIQPKVGIPESAVKRCVLQVASALEYIHSHGLVHRDVKPENILLLDNHCCQVKLADFGLAQKRGTLIRFITGTLPYMAPELCTMALLDGKKEVTAPPLSVEPSLDTWAFGVVIFCVLTGYFPWECCMDSDDFYLEFADWCRMEERPTAEEDIPPLWKRFTPDAMEMFGKLLAPDVEKRCTVGEVRAYMEKDWLRNVNGMEQEQTAEKEKVSASVSNAGHCQL; from the exons ATGATTGAGCTGGGCCTGAGCCTGGCTGATGGCAGTCTGATCGACGAGCTGATGGAGCTGACATCACAGAGCCTCGGTAACCTGGAGATCCAGGAACACTTCAACATCATCAAGGAGATCGGCAGGGGGAAGTTCGGCAAAGTGCTGCTGGTGACACATCGCTTCAGGG GGACTCCCATGGCCTTGAAAGTGATGCCCAAAGCCTCGACTAAGCTGCAGGGCTTTCTGCGAGAGTACTGCATCTCCTTACACCTGTCTTGCCACCCCTGCATCGTGGGCCTCTTTGGCATTGCCTTCCAGTCTAATGACCACTACTGCTTTGCACAGGAGCTCGTCATTGGCAGGGACCTGTTTGCTGTCATCCAGCCAAAG GTGGGTATCCCAGAGTCTGCAGTAAAACGCTGTGTTCTCCAGGTTGCCAGTGCGTTGGAGTACATTCACAGCCATGGCCTGGTCCACCGTGATGTCAAGCCTGAAAACATCCTGCTGTTGGACAACCACTGCTGCCAGGTCAAGCTGGCAGATTTTGGCTTAGCCCAGAAGAGAGGCACTCTGATCCGCTTCATCACAGGAACCCTGCCTTACATGGCCCCAGAGCTTTGTACTATGGCCCTGCTGGATGGCAAGAAAGAAGTGactgctcctcctctcagtgTGGAGCCAAGCCTGGACACCTGGGCTTTCGGAGTGGTTATCTTCTGCGTCCTTACAGGCTATTTCCCCTGGGAATGCTGCATGGACTCAGACGACTTCTACCTGGAGTTTGCAGACTGGTGCAGAATGGAGGAGAGGCCCACCGCTGAGGAAGATATTCCTCCTCTGTGGAAAAGATTCACTCCAGATGCCATGGAGATGTTTGGTAAGCTCCTGGCTCCAGATGTAGAAAAGAGGTGCACAGTTGGGGAAGTAAGGGCGTACATGGAAAAGGACTGGCTTAGGAACGTAAATGGGATGGAGCAGGAGCAgacagcagaaaaagaaaaagtcagtgCCTCTGTAAGTAATGCTGGACATTGCCAACTGTAA